A stretch of the Denticeps clupeoides chromosome 6, fDenClu1.1, whole genome shotgun sequence genome encodes the following:
- the picalma gene encoding phosphatidylinositol binding clathrin assembly protein a isoform X12: MSGQSITDRITAAQHSVTGSAVSKTVCKATTHEIMGPKKKHLDYLIQCTNEMNVNIPQLADTLFERTTNTSWVVVFKSLITTHHLMVYGNERFIQYLASRNTLFNLSNFLDKSGLQGYDMSTFIRRYSRYLNEKAVSYRQVAFDFTKVKRGTDGVMRTMNTEKLLKTIPIIQNQMDALLDFNVNANELTNGVINAAFMLLFKDAIRLFAAYNEGIINLLEKYFDMKKTQCKDGLDIYKKFLTRMTRISEFLKVAEQVGIDRGDIPDLSQFTVCAPSSLLDALEQHLASLEGKKVKDSTAASRASTLSNAVSSLASTGISFTKVDEREKQAALEEEQARLKALKEQRLKELSKKPPSSATTAASPVSTAGGSISTAPAIDLFSTPSSNSTLKIQNDLLDLQPTLQPAFQPTLPLSTTWGGFSASPAPQPQTSRGLNVDFDSVFGNKSTSANSSDSAGGILKPTVASPNQGQPPSTVLSGKLVSDDLDSSLANLVGNLGIGNGTTKNDIHWSQPGEKKLTGGSNWQPKTAPTTTWNPATMAPSVMAFPATTPTGMMAYGMPPQMGSVAMMTQPTMMYTQPVMRPANPFGPVSGAQPSAASSPSSQSPLRAPGQDPFAQLSLKDFL; encoded by the exons ATGTCTGGACAAAGCATCACGGACCGGATAACGGCAGCCCAGCACAGCGTTACCGGCTCCGCAGTCTCCAAGACGGTGTGCAAAGCCACCACGCACGAAATCATGGGGCCGAAGAAGAAACACTTGGACT ACCTGATCCAGTGCACCAATGAGATGAACGTCAACATCCCGCAGCTGGCTGACACGCTGTTTGAGAGGACCACCAACACCAGCTGGGTGGTGGTCTTCAAATCCCTCATTACTACACACCACCTAATGGTCTATGGAAACGAG CGTTTTATACAGTATTTGGCCTCCAGAAACACATTATTCAACCTCAGTAATTTCTTGGACAAAAGTGGTCTTCAAG GATACGACATGTCGACCTTCATTAGGAGGTATAGCCGCTACCTCAATGAAAAGGCGGTGTCATACAGACAAGTGGCTTTTGACTTcacaaaagtaaaaagagg GACTGATGGGGTGATGAGAACGATGAACACTGAGAAGCTCCTGAAAACCATACCCATCATTCAGAACCAGATGGATGCCCTTCTTGATTTCAAC GTCAACGCCAACGAGCTTACAAATGGGGTCATCAATGCAGCCTTCATGCTCCTGTTCAAAGACGCCATTCGACTGTTTGCAGCCTATAATGAAGGAATCATCAACTTGCTTG AGAAGTACTTTGACATGAAGAAAACTCAGTGTAAAGACGGCCTGGACATCTATAAGAAATTCCTCACTCGAATGACAAGAATCTCAGAATTCCTCAAAGTGGCAGAG CAAGTGGGGATTGATCGAGGCGACATCCCAGACCTGTCACAG TTTACGGTTTGT GCCCCAAGTAGTCTACTGGATGCTTTGGAGCAGCACTTGGCTTCCTTAGAAGGGAAAAAGGTTAAAGACTCTACAGCAGCCAGCAG AGCCAGCACCTTGTCCAACGCCGTGTCCTCACTGGCCAGCACGGGCATATCCTTCACCAAAGTGGACGAAAGGGAAAAGCAGGCTGccctggaggaggagcaggcGCGCCTAAAAGCTCTCAAG GAACAGCGGCTTAAGGAACTCTCTAAGAAGCCTCCTTCCTCTGCCACTACGGCTGCGTCGCCCGTGTCTACAGCAGGAGGCAGCATCAGCACTGCCCCCGCCATCGACCTCTTCTCCACCCCCAGCTCCAACAG CACTTTGAAGATACAGAATGACCTCCTGGACCTGCAGCCAACGTTGCAGCCAGCGTTTCAGCCAACGCTACCACTCTCCACTACGTGGGGAG GGTTCTCGGCATCTCCAGCTCCTCAACCACAGACCTCAAGAGGCCTTAACGTTGACTTTGACTCTGTGTTTGGCAATAAGTCGACCTCTGCTAACAGCTCCGACTCTGCTG GTGGCATCCTGAAACCCACAGTAGCCTCTCCTAACCAGGGCCAGCCCCCCAGCACTGTGCTCTCTGGGAAACTGGTGTCCGATGACCTGGACTCCTCCTTGGCGAATCTTGTGGGCA ACCTGGGAATCGGCAATGGCACAACAAAAAA TGACATTCACTGGAGCCAGCCTGGTGAGAAAAAGCTGACCGGTGGGAGCAATTGGCAACCAAAGACGGCCCCAACGACCACATGGAACCCTGCCACCATG GCACCATCTGTCATGGCCTTCCCTGCGACAACACCTACGGGAATGATGGCATATGGAATG CCTCCTCAGATGGGCTCTGTGGCCATGATGACTCAGCCCACCATGATGTACACACAGCCAGTGATGAGGCCAGCTAACCCCTTTGGCCCAGTTTCAGGCGCACAG CCCTCTGCAGCATCTAGTCCTTCCAGTCAGAGTCCTCTCAGAGCTCCAGGACAGGACCCATTTGCACAGCTCTCTCTCAAGGATTTCTTGTAG
- the picalma gene encoding phosphatidylinositol binding clathrin assembly protein a isoform X11, with protein MSGQSITDRITAAQHSVTGSAVSKTVCKATTHEIMGPKKKHLDYLIQCTNEMNVNIPQLADTLFERTTNTSWVVVFKSLITTHHLMVYGNERFIQYLASRNTLFNLSNFLDKSGLQGYDMSTFIRRYSRYLNEKAVSYRQVAFDFTKVKRGTDGVMRTMNTEKLLKTIPIIQNQMDALLDFNVNANELTNGVINAAFMLLFKDAIRLFAAYNEGIINLLEKYFDMKKTQCKDGLDIYKKFLTRMTRISEFLKVAEQVGIDRGDIPDLSQFTVCAPSSLLDALEQHLASLEGKKVKDSTAASRASTLSNAVSSLASTGISFTKVDEREKQAALEEEQARLKALKEQRLKELSKKPPSSATTAASPVSTAGGSISTAPAIDLFSTPSSNSTLKIQNDLLDLQPTLQPAFQPTLPLSTTWGGFSASPAPQPQTSRGLNVDFDSVFGNKSTSANSSDSADDVLGGILKPTVASPNQGQPPSTVLSGKLVSDDLDSSLANLVGNLGIGNGTTKNDIHWSQPGEKKLTGGSNWQPKTAPTTTWNPATMAPSVMAFPATTPTGMMAYGMPPQMGSVAMMTQPTMMYTQPVMRPANPFGPVSGAQPSAASSPSSQSPLRAPGQDPFAQLSLKDFL; from the exons ATGTCTGGACAAAGCATCACGGACCGGATAACGGCAGCCCAGCACAGCGTTACCGGCTCCGCAGTCTCCAAGACGGTGTGCAAAGCCACCACGCACGAAATCATGGGGCCGAAGAAGAAACACTTGGACT ACCTGATCCAGTGCACCAATGAGATGAACGTCAACATCCCGCAGCTGGCTGACACGCTGTTTGAGAGGACCACCAACACCAGCTGGGTGGTGGTCTTCAAATCCCTCATTACTACACACCACCTAATGGTCTATGGAAACGAG CGTTTTATACAGTATTTGGCCTCCAGAAACACATTATTCAACCTCAGTAATTTCTTGGACAAAAGTGGTCTTCAAG GATACGACATGTCGACCTTCATTAGGAGGTATAGCCGCTACCTCAATGAAAAGGCGGTGTCATACAGACAAGTGGCTTTTGACTTcacaaaagtaaaaagagg GACTGATGGGGTGATGAGAACGATGAACACTGAGAAGCTCCTGAAAACCATACCCATCATTCAGAACCAGATGGATGCCCTTCTTGATTTCAAC GTCAACGCCAACGAGCTTACAAATGGGGTCATCAATGCAGCCTTCATGCTCCTGTTCAAAGACGCCATTCGACTGTTTGCAGCCTATAATGAAGGAATCATCAACTTGCTTG AGAAGTACTTTGACATGAAGAAAACTCAGTGTAAAGACGGCCTGGACATCTATAAGAAATTCCTCACTCGAATGACAAGAATCTCAGAATTCCTCAAAGTGGCAGAG CAAGTGGGGATTGATCGAGGCGACATCCCAGACCTGTCACAG TTTACGGTTTGT GCCCCAAGTAGTCTACTGGATGCTTTGGAGCAGCACTTGGCTTCCTTAGAAGGGAAAAAGGTTAAAGACTCTACAGCAGCCAGCAG AGCCAGCACCTTGTCCAACGCCGTGTCCTCACTGGCCAGCACGGGCATATCCTTCACCAAAGTGGACGAAAGGGAAAAGCAGGCTGccctggaggaggagcaggcGCGCCTAAAAGCTCTCAAG GAACAGCGGCTTAAGGAACTCTCTAAGAAGCCTCCTTCCTCTGCCACTACGGCTGCGTCGCCCGTGTCTACAGCAGGAGGCAGCATCAGCACTGCCCCCGCCATCGACCTCTTCTCCACCCCCAGCTCCAACAG CACTTTGAAGATACAGAATGACCTCCTGGACCTGCAGCCAACGTTGCAGCCAGCGTTTCAGCCAACGCTACCACTCTCCACTACGTGGGGAG GGTTCTCGGCATCTCCAGCTCCTCAACCACAGACCTCAAGAGGCCTTAACGTTGACTTTGACTCTGTGTTTGGCAATAAGTCGACCTCTGCTAACAGCTCCGACTCTGCTG ATGATGTTTTAGGTGGCATCCTGAAACCCACAGTAGCCTCTCCTAACCAGGGCCAGCCCCCCAGCACTGTGCTCTCTGGGAAACTGGTGTCCGATGACCTGGACTCCTCCTTGGCGAATCTTGTGGGCA ACCTGGGAATCGGCAATGGCACAACAAAAAA TGACATTCACTGGAGCCAGCCTGGTGAGAAAAAGCTGACCGGTGGGAGCAATTGGCAACCAAAGACGGCCCCAACGACCACATGGAACCCTGCCACCATG GCACCATCTGTCATGGCCTTCCCTGCGACAACACCTACGGGAATGATGGCATATGGAATG CCTCCTCAGATGGGCTCTGTGGCCATGATGACTCAGCCCACCATGATGTACACACAGCCAGTGATGAGGCCAGCTAACCCCTTTGGCCCAGTTTCAGGCGCACAG CCCTCTGCAGCATCTAGTCCTTCCAGTCAGAGTCCTCTCAGAGCTCCAGGACAGGACCCATTTGCACAGCTCTCTCTCAAGGATTTCTTGTAG
- the picalma gene encoding phosphatidylinositol binding clathrin assembly protein a isoform X16, which produces MSGQSITDRITAAQHSVTGSAVSKTVCKATTHEIMGPKKKHLDYLIQCTNEMNVNIPQLADTLFERTTNTSWVVVFKSLITTHHLMVYGNERFIQYLASRNTLFNLSNFLDKSGLQGYDMSTFIRRYSRYLNEKAVSYRQVAFDFTKVKRGTDGVMRTMNTEKLLKTIPIIQNQMDALLDFNVNANELTNGVINAAFMLLFKDAIRLFAAYNEGIINLLEKYFDMKKTQCKDGLDIYKKFLTRMTRISEFLKVAEQVGIDRGDIPDLSQAPSSLLDALEQHLASLEGKKVKDSTAASRASTLSNAVSSLASTGISFTKVDEREKQAALEEEQARLKALKEQRLKELSKKPPSSATTAASPVSTAGGSISTAPAIDLFSTPSSNSTLKIQNDLLDLQPTLQPAFQPTLPLSTTWGGFSASPAPQPQTSRGLNVDFDSVFGNKSTSANSSDSAVASPNQGQPPSTVLSGKLVSDDLDSSLANLVGNLGIGNGTTKNDIHWSQPGEKKLTGGSNWQPKTAPTTTWNPATMAPSVMAFPATTPTGMMAYGMPPQMGSVAMMTQPTMMYTQPVMRPANPFGPVSGAQPSAASSPSSQSPLRAPGQDPFAQLSLKDFL; this is translated from the exons ATGTCTGGACAAAGCATCACGGACCGGATAACGGCAGCCCAGCACAGCGTTACCGGCTCCGCAGTCTCCAAGACGGTGTGCAAAGCCACCACGCACGAAATCATGGGGCCGAAGAAGAAACACTTGGACT ACCTGATCCAGTGCACCAATGAGATGAACGTCAACATCCCGCAGCTGGCTGACACGCTGTTTGAGAGGACCACCAACACCAGCTGGGTGGTGGTCTTCAAATCCCTCATTACTACACACCACCTAATGGTCTATGGAAACGAG CGTTTTATACAGTATTTGGCCTCCAGAAACACATTATTCAACCTCAGTAATTTCTTGGACAAAAGTGGTCTTCAAG GATACGACATGTCGACCTTCATTAGGAGGTATAGCCGCTACCTCAATGAAAAGGCGGTGTCATACAGACAAGTGGCTTTTGACTTcacaaaagtaaaaagagg GACTGATGGGGTGATGAGAACGATGAACACTGAGAAGCTCCTGAAAACCATACCCATCATTCAGAACCAGATGGATGCCCTTCTTGATTTCAAC GTCAACGCCAACGAGCTTACAAATGGGGTCATCAATGCAGCCTTCATGCTCCTGTTCAAAGACGCCATTCGACTGTTTGCAGCCTATAATGAAGGAATCATCAACTTGCTTG AGAAGTACTTTGACATGAAGAAAACTCAGTGTAAAGACGGCCTGGACATCTATAAGAAATTCCTCACTCGAATGACAAGAATCTCAGAATTCCTCAAAGTGGCAGAG CAAGTGGGGATTGATCGAGGCGACATCCCAGACCTGTCACAG GCCCCAAGTAGTCTACTGGATGCTTTGGAGCAGCACTTGGCTTCCTTAGAAGGGAAAAAGGTTAAAGACTCTACAGCAGCCAGCAG AGCCAGCACCTTGTCCAACGCCGTGTCCTCACTGGCCAGCACGGGCATATCCTTCACCAAAGTGGACGAAAGGGAAAAGCAGGCTGccctggaggaggagcaggcGCGCCTAAAAGCTCTCAAG GAACAGCGGCTTAAGGAACTCTCTAAGAAGCCTCCTTCCTCTGCCACTACGGCTGCGTCGCCCGTGTCTACAGCAGGAGGCAGCATCAGCACTGCCCCCGCCATCGACCTCTTCTCCACCCCCAGCTCCAACAG CACTTTGAAGATACAGAATGACCTCCTGGACCTGCAGCCAACGTTGCAGCCAGCGTTTCAGCCAACGCTACCACTCTCCACTACGTGGGGAG GGTTCTCGGCATCTCCAGCTCCTCAACCACAGACCTCAAGAGGCCTTAACGTTGACTTTGACTCTGTGTTTGGCAATAAGTCGACCTCTGCTAACAGCTCCGACTCTGCTG TAGCCTCTCCTAACCAGGGCCAGCCCCCCAGCACTGTGCTCTCTGGGAAACTGGTGTCCGATGACCTGGACTCCTCCTTGGCGAATCTTGTGGGCA ACCTGGGAATCGGCAATGGCACAACAAAAAA TGACATTCACTGGAGCCAGCCTGGTGAGAAAAAGCTGACCGGTGGGAGCAATTGGCAACCAAAGACGGCCCCAACGACCACATGGAACCCTGCCACCATG GCACCATCTGTCATGGCCTTCCCTGCGACAACACCTACGGGAATGATGGCATATGGAATG CCTCCTCAGATGGGCTCTGTGGCCATGATGACTCAGCCCACCATGATGTACACACAGCCAGTGATGAGGCCAGCTAACCCCTTTGGCCCAGTTTCAGGCGCACAG CCCTCTGCAGCATCTAGTCCTTCCAGTCAGAGTCCTCTCAGAGCTCCAGGACAGGACCCATTTGCACAGCTCTCTCTCAAGGATTTCTTGTAG
- the picalma gene encoding phosphatidylinositol binding clathrin assembly protein a isoform X13, whose protein sequence is MSGQSITDRITAAQHSVTGSAVSKTVCKATTHEIMGPKKKHLDYLIQCTNEMNVNIPQLADTLFERTTNTSWVVVFKSLITTHHLMVYGNERFIQYLASRNTLFNLSNFLDKSGLQGYDMSTFIRRYSRYLNEKAVSYRQVAFDFTKVKRGTDGVMRTMNTEKLLKTIPIIQNQMDALLDFNVNANELTNGVINAAFMLLFKDAIRLFAAYNEGIINLLEKYFDMKKTQCKDGLDIYKKFLTRMTRISEFLKVAEQVGIDRGDIPDLSQAPSSLLDALEQHLASLEGKKVKDSTAASRASTLSNAVSSLASTGISFTKVDEREKQAALEEEQARLKALKEQRLKELSKKPPSSATTAASPVSTAGGSISTAPAIDLFSTPSSNSTLKIQNDLLDLQPTLQPAFQPTLPLSTTWGGFSASPAPQPQTSRGLNVDFDSVFGNKSTSANSSDSADDVLGGILKPTVASPNQGQPPSTVLSGKLVSDDLDSSLANLVGNLGIGNGTTKNDIHWSQPGEKKLTGGSNWQPKTAPTTTWNPATMAPSVMAFPATTPTGMMAYGMPPQMGSVAMMTQPTMMYTQPVMRPANPFGPVSGAQPSAASSPSSQSPLRAPGQDPFAQLSLKDFL, encoded by the exons ATGTCTGGACAAAGCATCACGGACCGGATAACGGCAGCCCAGCACAGCGTTACCGGCTCCGCAGTCTCCAAGACGGTGTGCAAAGCCACCACGCACGAAATCATGGGGCCGAAGAAGAAACACTTGGACT ACCTGATCCAGTGCACCAATGAGATGAACGTCAACATCCCGCAGCTGGCTGACACGCTGTTTGAGAGGACCACCAACACCAGCTGGGTGGTGGTCTTCAAATCCCTCATTACTACACACCACCTAATGGTCTATGGAAACGAG CGTTTTATACAGTATTTGGCCTCCAGAAACACATTATTCAACCTCAGTAATTTCTTGGACAAAAGTGGTCTTCAAG GATACGACATGTCGACCTTCATTAGGAGGTATAGCCGCTACCTCAATGAAAAGGCGGTGTCATACAGACAAGTGGCTTTTGACTTcacaaaagtaaaaagagg GACTGATGGGGTGATGAGAACGATGAACACTGAGAAGCTCCTGAAAACCATACCCATCATTCAGAACCAGATGGATGCCCTTCTTGATTTCAAC GTCAACGCCAACGAGCTTACAAATGGGGTCATCAATGCAGCCTTCATGCTCCTGTTCAAAGACGCCATTCGACTGTTTGCAGCCTATAATGAAGGAATCATCAACTTGCTTG AGAAGTACTTTGACATGAAGAAAACTCAGTGTAAAGACGGCCTGGACATCTATAAGAAATTCCTCACTCGAATGACAAGAATCTCAGAATTCCTCAAAGTGGCAGAG CAAGTGGGGATTGATCGAGGCGACATCCCAGACCTGTCACAG GCCCCAAGTAGTCTACTGGATGCTTTGGAGCAGCACTTGGCTTCCTTAGAAGGGAAAAAGGTTAAAGACTCTACAGCAGCCAGCAG AGCCAGCACCTTGTCCAACGCCGTGTCCTCACTGGCCAGCACGGGCATATCCTTCACCAAAGTGGACGAAAGGGAAAAGCAGGCTGccctggaggaggagcaggcGCGCCTAAAAGCTCTCAAG GAACAGCGGCTTAAGGAACTCTCTAAGAAGCCTCCTTCCTCTGCCACTACGGCTGCGTCGCCCGTGTCTACAGCAGGAGGCAGCATCAGCACTGCCCCCGCCATCGACCTCTTCTCCACCCCCAGCTCCAACAG CACTTTGAAGATACAGAATGACCTCCTGGACCTGCAGCCAACGTTGCAGCCAGCGTTTCAGCCAACGCTACCACTCTCCACTACGTGGGGAG GGTTCTCGGCATCTCCAGCTCCTCAACCACAGACCTCAAGAGGCCTTAACGTTGACTTTGACTCTGTGTTTGGCAATAAGTCGACCTCTGCTAACAGCTCCGACTCTGCTG ATGATGTTTTAGGTGGCATCCTGAAACCCACAGTAGCCTCTCCTAACCAGGGCCAGCCCCCCAGCACTGTGCTCTCTGGGAAACTGGTGTCCGATGACCTGGACTCCTCCTTGGCGAATCTTGTGGGCA ACCTGGGAATCGGCAATGGCACAACAAAAAA TGACATTCACTGGAGCCAGCCTGGTGAGAAAAAGCTGACCGGTGGGAGCAATTGGCAACCAAAGACGGCCCCAACGACCACATGGAACCCTGCCACCATG GCACCATCTGTCATGGCCTTCCCTGCGACAACACCTACGGGAATGATGGCATATGGAATG CCTCCTCAGATGGGCTCTGTGGCCATGATGACTCAGCCCACCATGATGTACACACAGCCAGTGATGAGGCCAGCTAACCCCTTTGGCCCAGTTTCAGGCGCACAG CCCTCTGCAGCATCTAGTCCTTCCAGTCAGAGTCCTCTCAGAGCTCCAGGACAGGACCCATTTGCACAGCTCTCTCTCAAGGATTTCTTGTAG
- the picalma gene encoding phosphatidylinositol binding clathrin assembly protein a isoform X6 — MSGQSITDRITAAQHSVTGSAVSKTVCKATTHEIMGPKKKHLDYLIQCTNEMNVNIPQLADTLFERTTNTSWVVVFKSLITTHHLMVYGNERFIQYLASRNTLFNLSNFLDKSGLQGYDMSTFIRRYSRYLNEKAVSYRQVAFDFTKVKRGTDGVMRTMNTEKLLKTIPIIQNQMDALLDFNVNANELTNGVINAAFMLLFKDAIRLFAAYNEGIINLLEKYFDMKKTQCKDGLDIYKKFLTRMTRISEFLKVAEQVGIDRGDIPDLSQFTVCAPSSLLDALEQHLASLEGKKVKDSTAASRASTLSNAVSSLASTGISFTKVDEREKQAALEEEQARLKALKEQRLKELSKKPPSSATTAASPVSTAGGSISTAPAIDLFSTPSSNSTLKIQNDLLDLQPTLQPAFQPTLPLSTTWGDPFSSSEAVDDSIPNLNPFLTKAVVDAAHLPVVSSDAVSFSSRTPSHEMFGDHYNPFIDSSSSVAPNHEHTGRIEQFVTDSFCGPAPYPNTLLFHSEPSTVAGLFGGFSASPAPQPQTSRGLNVDFDSVFGNKSTSANSSDSAVASPNQGQPPSTVLSGKLVSDDLDSSLANLVGNLGIGNGTTKNDIHWSQPGEKKLTGGSNWQPKTAPTTTWNPATMAPSVMAFPATTPTGMMAYGMPPQMGSVAMMTQPTMMYTQPVMRPANPFGPVSGAQPSAASSPSSQSPLRAPGQDPFAQLSLKDFL; from the exons ATGTCTGGACAAAGCATCACGGACCGGATAACGGCAGCCCAGCACAGCGTTACCGGCTCCGCAGTCTCCAAGACGGTGTGCAAAGCCACCACGCACGAAATCATGGGGCCGAAGAAGAAACACTTGGACT ACCTGATCCAGTGCACCAATGAGATGAACGTCAACATCCCGCAGCTGGCTGACACGCTGTTTGAGAGGACCACCAACACCAGCTGGGTGGTGGTCTTCAAATCCCTCATTACTACACACCACCTAATGGTCTATGGAAACGAG CGTTTTATACAGTATTTGGCCTCCAGAAACACATTATTCAACCTCAGTAATTTCTTGGACAAAAGTGGTCTTCAAG GATACGACATGTCGACCTTCATTAGGAGGTATAGCCGCTACCTCAATGAAAAGGCGGTGTCATACAGACAAGTGGCTTTTGACTTcacaaaagtaaaaagagg GACTGATGGGGTGATGAGAACGATGAACACTGAGAAGCTCCTGAAAACCATACCCATCATTCAGAACCAGATGGATGCCCTTCTTGATTTCAAC GTCAACGCCAACGAGCTTACAAATGGGGTCATCAATGCAGCCTTCATGCTCCTGTTCAAAGACGCCATTCGACTGTTTGCAGCCTATAATGAAGGAATCATCAACTTGCTTG AGAAGTACTTTGACATGAAGAAAACTCAGTGTAAAGACGGCCTGGACATCTATAAGAAATTCCTCACTCGAATGACAAGAATCTCAGAATTCCTCAAAGTGGCAGAG CAAGTGGGGATTGATCGAGGCGACATCCCAGACCTGTCACAG TTTACGGTTTGT GCCCCAAGTAGTCTACTGGATGCTTTGGAGCAGCACTTGGCTTCCTTAGAAGGGAAAAAGGTTAAAGACTCTACAGCAGCCAGCAG AGCCAGCACCTTGTCCAACGCCGTGTCCTCACTGGCCAGCACGGGCATATCCTTCACCAAAGTGGACGAAAGGGAAAAGCAGGCTGccctggaggaggagcaggcGCGCCTAAAAGCTCTCAAG GAACAGCGGCTTAAGGAACTCTCTAAGAAGCCTCCTTCCTCTGCCACTACGGCTGCGTCGCCCGTGTCTACAGCAGGAGGCAGCATCAGCACTGCCCCCGCCATCGACCTCTTCTCCACCCCCAGCTCCAACAG CACTTTGAAGATACAGAATGACCTCCTGGACCTGCAGCCAACGTTGCAGCCAGCGTTTCAGCCAACGCTACCACTCTCCACTACGTGGGGAG ATCCGTTTTCTTCTTCAGAAGCTGTTGATGACTCCATTCCAAACTTAAACCCTTTCCTTACCAAAGCTGTTGTTGATGCTGCTCATCTGCCTGTTGTCTCTTCAGATGCTGTTAGTTTTTCTTCTAGGACACCCAGTCATGAAATGTTTGGTG ATCATTACAATCCCTTTATTGATTCAAGCTCCTCTGTTGCCCCCAATCATGAACACACAGGTCGGATAGAGCAGTTTGTCACAG ACTCCTTCTGTGGTCCAGCACCTTACCCTAACACCCTTCTCTTCCACTCTGAGCCCTCTACTGTAGCTGGCCTATTCGGAG GGTTCTCGGCATCTCCAGCTCCTCAACCACAGACCTCAAGAGGCCTTAACGTTGACTTTGACTCTGTGTTTGGCAATAAGTCGACCTCTGCTAACAGCTCCGACTCTGCTG TAGCCTCTCCTAACCAGGGCCAGCCCCCCAGCACTGTGCTCTCTGGGAAACTGGTGTCCGATGACCTGGACTCCTCCTTGGCGAATCTTGTGGGCA ACCTGGGAATCGGCAATGGCACAACAAAAAA TGACATTCACTGGAGCCAGCCTGGTGAGAAAAAGCTGACCGGTGGGAGCAATTGGCAACCAAAGACGGCCCCAACGACCACATGGAACCCTGCCACCATG GCACCATCTGTCATGGCCTTCCCTGCGACAACACCTACGGGAATGATGGCATATGGAATG CCTCCTCAGATGGGCTCTGTGGCCATGATGACTCAGCCCACCATGATGTACACACAGCCAGTGATGAGGCCAGCTAACCCCTTTGGCCCAGTTTCAGGCGCACAG CCCTCTGCAGCATCTAGTCCTTCCAGTCAGAGTCCTCTCAGAGCTCCAGGACAGGACCCATTTGCACAGCTCTCTCTCAAGGATTTCTTGTAG